TCGAAATAGACGACCCGCAGGCCCTCGGCGCGCTGGATTGACCCGGCAGCGGGAGCAATCTCCCCGACGATCGTCCGGAGCAGCGACGTCTTCCCCGACCCGTTGGGCCCAAGGACGCCGCAGCGCATGCCCGGCGTGAGCAGCAGGTCGAGGTGATCGAGGATCGTTTTCCCGGCGAGCGCGATCCGCACTCCCTCGCCGGACCAGAGGCGCTTCGTCCTCCGCCCGGACGACGTGAACTCGATCTCCACGGTCGGTGCGGCGCTGCGAGCGCGGCTCTCATTCAGCCTCGCGATGCTGTGCTCGGCCGACTGGATGCGAGCCTTCGATTTGGTCGTACGTGCCTTGGCGCCGCGGCGCAGCCAGGCCACCTCCCGGCGGACGAGGCCGGCCAGGGTCTCCCGGTAGGCAGCCTGGTTGCTCAAAGCCTCGTCGCGCGCCTCCAGGAAGTCGGCGTAGGTTCCGGTCACGTGGAAGAGACCCGCCTCATGGATCCGGTTGATCTCCAGCATGCGTCGCGCCACCCTCTCGAGAAAGTAGCGATCGTGACTGACCACGACGAACGCGCCGGGCTCGTTCCGCAGCAGCGATTCCAGCCAGAGAATCGAGTCGATATCCAGGTGGTTCGTCGGCTCATCGAGCAGGAGGAGGTCGGGCGCGCGGGCGAGCTCACGCGCGATGGCGAGGCGGGCGCGCCAGCCCCCCGAGAGGAGGTCGGTCGAGATGCCGGGGTCGGTGAACCCGGCCTTGCCCAGGGCCTGCCTGACACGCCGGTGTCGCTCGTGATCTTCGAGCCGCTCATCGGTCGCGACCGCTTCCGCGACGATTTCCTCCGCCGACCTCCCCGGGGCGAAGACCGGGGTCTGCGGCACGTAACCGATGCGAAGGTTCTTTTGGCGGCTGCAGATCCCCGTGTCCGCTTTCTCGAAGCCGCCGAGGATTTTCAGCAGGGTCGACTTGCCCGCGCCGTTGGGGCCGACGAGCCCGAGGTGATCTCCCTCGTGGAGAGCGAAGGTCAGCCCTTCGAACAGCGCGGGGCCGCCGAACGACTTGGTGAGACCTTCACAGCTGAGGAGCGCCGCACGAGGCATGCATGATCACGCAGAGTGGGAAAACGACGACGGTAAGCTACCCCCCGGGCCGTTGCCTGTCGCCAAGACTCGATTCGATTACCTTGGGGGAGCGAAGTATACAACGGCCGACAATGACCCAAGAAGATCTCCTGCGTAGAGCCCTCCGTGATACAGGGAGCCTCACGCGATCACTCTTGATGGATTCGCACTTGCCTTGGGGAAGCCGCATGAATTCCCGCTTGCTGATGAATCTGCAGGTCGCGGTCGGGGTTCCGCAGAAGGTCGGCGCCGTGCCCGGCGGAACGCGCGTCATCGCGCCGATCGCCGGCGGCCAGTTCGAAGAGATCCTTTGAGCAGGCTCTACCGGTAGTCTCGGGAAGATGTCAGGCAAGAAAGTACACGACGGGGTGACGCCTCATTCGTCCCGGTGATGCAGGAGCAGTATGCTGGGGACCTCATAAAGGTCAGGACATGCCCCAAGAGTTCGACATCGTGTGCCTCGGAGGAGGCGTCGCCGGGGAGGCGATCGCGGCCGGCCTCAAGGACAGCGGGCTGACGCTCGCGGTCGTCGAGCGCGAGCTGGTGGGAGGCGAGTGCCCTTACTGGGGCTGCATCCCTTCCAAGACTCTCCTGCGCTCCAGTGAAACCTTGAGCGAAGCCGAGCGCGCCCGCGCTCTGGCCGCGTCACGCGTGGAATGGACCGTCGATTTCCCTAAAGTTTCGAAACGCGTGCTATGGATGGCCCGCAACCTCGATGACAGCCGGCCGGCCGCCGCGCTGCAGGCGACCGGCGCCAGACTGTTTCGCGGTGAAGGGAAGCTGATCGACCTGCGCACGGTCGCGGTCGGAAGCGAGCAGCTTGTCGCGCGCCGCGCCGTGGTGATCGCCAACGGCAGCACCGCGGTGATCCCGGACATCCCGGGCCTGGACACGATCCGGAGATCGCCTCGGTCGGCCTGTCGGAGGCAGCCGCGCGCGCCCGCGGCATCGACGTCATCGTCGCCGGCGCCGATCCTGCCGAGGCGGCGCGCGGCTACATCCATGACTTCCACCAGGGCGCGCTCAAGCTGGTCGGCGACCGCTGGCGCGGAGTGCTGATCGGCGCGACCCTGGTCACTCCGCGCGCCGGCGAGATCCTGGGAGAGCTGGTGCTGGCGATCAAGCTGGGCACTCCGCTGAAGGCGCTCGCCGACGTCATCCATCCCTTCCCGGCATTCAACCGGGTGCTCGGGGCAAGCCTCGAGGAGCTCGCGGCAAAGGCGGGGCCTCCAGGTGCGACAGGAACCTGATATCTCTCGCTTACGAACCACGGAGGTCATCATGAGCAAGAATCCCCCCGCTGCGAGGATCGCTCAGAAGCTCGAGGTTGTCATCATCCCGGTGTCGGACGTCGATCGCGCCAAGCGCTTCTACGAAGGCCTGGGCTGGCGGCTCGACGCCGATTTTGCCAACGGCGACAACTGGCGGGTGGTGCAGCTGACACCGCCTGGCTCTCCCTGCTCCGTTTTCATCGGCAAGGGACTCACGAGCGCCGC
This genomic stretch from Candidatus Polarisedimenticolia bacterium harbors:
- a CDS encoding ABC-F family ATP-binding cassette domain-containing protein, which gives rise to MPRAALLSCEGLTKSFGGPALFEGLTFALHEGDHLGLVGPNGAGKSTLLKILGGFEKADTGICSRQKNLRIGYVPQTPVFAPGRSAEEIVAEAVATDERLEDHERHRRVRQALGKAGFTDPGISTDLLSGGWRARLAIARELARAPDLLLLDEPTNHLDIDSILWLESLLRNEPGAFVVVSHDRYFLERVARRMLEINRIHEAGLFHVTGTYADFLEARDEALSNQAAYRETLAGLVRREVAWLRRGAKARTTKSKARIQSAEHSIARLNESRARSAAPTVEIEFTSSGRRTKRLWSGEGVRIALAGKTILDHLDLLLTPGMRCGVLGPNGSGKTSLLRTIVGEIAPAAGSIQRAEGLRVVYFDQNRDILDPGLTLKRALAPEGDSVIYRDRALHVAAWAKRFLFQAGQLETPVSRLSGGERARVVLARMMLQPADLLVLDEPTNDLDIPALEVLEEALLEFPGALVLVSHDRHLLDRVSTQVIALDGRGGAQAFADYGQWEANRPPQLPPRKDPPRPSTAKVPPSASRRLSYLEQREWSGMEAAVLEVETRLAEARRRAEDPSIATDAEMLQKRLAELEDLQTQVDRLYARWADLDEKQK
- a CDS encoding FAD-dependent oxidoreductase — protein: MPQEFDIVCLGGGVAGEAIAAGLKDSGLTLAVVERELVGGECPYWGCIPSKTLLRSSETLSEAERARALAASRVEWTVDFPKVSKRVLWMARNLDDSRPAAALQATGARLFRGEGKLIDLRTVAVGSEQLVARRAVVIANGSTAVIPDIPGLDTIRRSPRSACRRQPRAPAASTSSSPAPILPRRRAATSMTSTRARSSWSATAGAEC